Proteins from one Nomia melanderi isolate GNS246 chromosome 3, iyNomMela1, whole genome shotgun sequence genomic window:
- the LOC116429583 gene encoding uncharacterized protein LOC116429583, whose product MEETDDKVQSGVLDKIKAGLQYATSYLETAKDIADLVAKSLSGKQKQNRGEEYEKEKDSFVPSNMMSAFFRMIGLDSPKVTAIVVNSVIFLAQMISSLFDLKPPKEQIARNLDDEDEISNWNPANIIMQSKNERIQSLIKQAQDQELPNQLIERVDGMDSACIRLLLCKTSPVIKAAQHFLKNKAQSESSMTGWLPSRDEFEENSDQCENTHTDCSLFS is encoded by the exons ATGGAAGAAACGGATGATAAGGTGCAGTCAG GAGTTCTAGACAAAATAAAAGCGGGTTTGCAATACGCGACGAGCTACCTAGAAACAGCAAAAGATATTGCTGATTTAGTCGCCAAGAGTTTAAGCGGGAAGCAGAAACAAAATCGAGGAGAGGAATATGAGAAAGAAAAGGATAGTTTCGTGCCTTCGAACATGATGTCTGCGTTTTTCCGGATGATCGGTCTGGATTCGCCGAAAGTCACTGCGATCGTTGTGAACAGTGTCATATTTCTTGCACAAATG ATTAGTTCGCTCTTCGATTTAAAACCGCCGAAAGAGCAGATCGCAAGGAATCTGGATGACGAAGACGAAATTTCGAACTGGAATCCAGCCAACATAATTATGCAAAGCAAAAACGAGAGA ATTCAAAGCTTGATCAAGCAGGCGCAAGATCAAGAACTGCCCAATCAATTGATTGAAAGGGTAGATGGCATGGATTCAGCTTGTATCAGACTTTTGTTATGCAAAACATCGCCAGTGATAAAAGCAGCACAGCATTTCCTCAAGAATAAGGCTCAAAGTGAGTCTAGCATGACTGGGTGGCTGCCCAGCAGGGACGAATTCGAGGAAAACAGCGACCAGTGCGAAAACACGCACACCGATTGCAGTTTATTTTCCTAG
- the LOC116429575 gene encoding uncharacterized protein LOC116429575, which yields MLPYSLPVALPLKMNNKRNNAKPMRRYGEHEEEKGGNSKISKIFQLAVTALSFLAFGGYLLTLIIMSIRRNTPQPNNGLIVLSNVQGLQNYLRPKRNVFDPAENDFETERLYQGMIMLSKSYANYEARK from the exons ATGTTACCCTATTCACTGCCAGTGGCGCTTCCTTTAAAGATGAACAACAAGAGGAACAATGCAAAACCAATGAGACGATACGGCGAACACGAAGAGGAGAAGGGGGGCAattcaaaaatttcgaaaatattccagCTGGCGGTTACAGCGCTCTCGTTCCTCGCGTTCGGCGGCTATCTGCTCACGCTTATAATAATGTCTATTCGCCGAAACACGCCGCAGCCGAATAATGGCCTGATCGTCTTATCA AATGTACAAGGACTGCAAAACTACCTCAGACCAAAACGGAACGTCTTCGATCCTGCGGAGAACGATTTTGAGACCGAGAGGCTGTACCAGGGAATGATCATGCTGTCGAAGTCTTATGCAAATTACGAGGCTAGGAAGTAA
- the LOC116429513 gene encoding H2.0-like homeobox protein, whose amino-acid sequence MNEIKTRVVDTTNYSRQLKFGIERILSDEFSAKRTDVLRPLPVQFSTVRCPCPGSCVRCEALRICPPFSYGQTTIPGSYGSTNHGNGIIENYGNIYRPAPLRPVPRPPITSSTAPSNQPEANTRRKRSWSRAVFSSLQRKGLERRFSLQKYITKPDRRQLAATLGLTDAQVKVWFQNRRMKWRHTKESENNSLPNPDIQKDLARKLAKDNMKSSTDKTVLEDEEDVEIEIDV is encoded by the exons atgaatgaaatcaaaACTCGTGTCGTCGATACAACGAACTATTCGAGGCAGTTGAAGTTCGGAATAGAAAGGATATTATCGGACGAATTTTCGGCGAAGAGGACAG ATGTACTCAGGCCACTTCCGGTGCAATTCTCCACGGTGCGGTGTCCTTGCCCCGGAAGTTGCGTCAGGTGCGAGGCCCTTCGAATCTGCCCACCATTTTCCTACGGACAAACGACTATTCCTGGGAGCTACGGGAGCACGAACCATGGAAACGGGATCATTGAAAACTACGGGAACATTTATCGGCCTGCTCCACTTCGACCTGTTCCTCGAC cTCCAATAACCTCCAGCACGGCACCGAGCAATCAACCCGAAGCGAATACCAGAAGGAAAAGATCGTGGTCGAGAGCAGTGTTTAGCTCCTTACAACGGAAAGGGTTAGAGAGAAGGTTCTCCTTGCAGAAGTATATAACCAAACCTGACAGGAGGCAGCTTGCGGCGACGCTTGGGCTCACGGACGCTCAG GTAAAAGTCTGGTTTCAAAATCGTCGAATGAAATGGCGGCACACGAAAGAAAGCGAGAATAATTCTCTACCGAATCCTGACATACAAAAGGATTTAGCTAGGAAATTAGCGAAGGATAATATGAAAAGTTCGACGGATAAGACTGTTTTGGAAGATGAGGAGGATGTCGAGATCGAAATCGACGTGTGA
- the LOC116429369 gene encoding LOW QUALITY PROTEIN: putative cytochrome P450 12a5, mitochondrial (The sequence of the model RefSeq protein was modified relative to this genomic sequence to represent the inferred CDS: substituted 1 base at 1 genomic stop codon) encodes MAHSRAAVVTDTLNRTDAIPLLDPSDVSSSSFLSTPRFDPQIAVDKSPLPFEEIPGPAILKLWEKYWKYVPLLGTQLFSSLLVNRFTQGRLSWNRNVTPLKYLFNEYGCIVRLNGPLSGDILKSSNKKATHRFAVVSIFCNSIISIIESIVWVDLSHCXQASEWLKVREKVEKDFKNMASSFFCRIDMICDELIARIYTTRNKQDEVPRNFHEDLMRWTMECFSTIAFNKHVGFLETSGYNATSEPSQIIDAVTTAHKYMNRCETGFQVWRFFLTPFAKNLFEACDVLDGVIGKYVRQAQSKLRGRSVSAYKTKEAEEDLPVLEKFLLSDGIHPDDICTMLMDMIILGVQATGNCAAFLLYHLARNPRIQRKLYDEIMNVLPTDNSPLTEEALKNIPYLKACIQESLRLHPAFPYITRLLPKTISLHGYTIPKGTFVIMANQISSQREENYEDPDKFRPERWLHNFCEDNTDFSCLPFGYGTRSCLGKNLAETTMMLLTAKLIRQFRIEYDYADIKSKFMMVNVPNKPLRFRFVDRI; translated from the exons ATGGCACACAGCCGAGCAGCCGTCGTCACGGATACTCTAAACCGCACAGATGCGATCCCTTTGTTGGATCCAAGTGATGTGTCGTCGTCTTCCTTCCTATCTACGCCAAGATTCGATCCACAAATCGCCGTTGACAAGTCACCGTTGCCATTCGAAGAAATTCCTGGGCCAGCGATCCTGAAACTCTGGGAGAAGTATTGGAAATACGTGCCGCTCCTCGGTACGCAACTGTTTTCCAGTCTGCTAGTCAACAGATTCACCCAGG GACGTTTATCATGGAATCGCAACGTTACACCGTTGAAATATCTTTTCAACGAATACGGTTGCATCGTGAGGCTCAATGGACCTCTTTCAGGGGACATC CTGAAATCTTCAAACAAGAAGGCGACACACCGATTCGCAGTGGTATCGATATTCTGCAACAGTATCATCTCCATCATCGAAAGTATCGTTTGGGTGGACCTTTCTCACTGTTA GCAGGCGTCAGAGTGGCTAAAAGTAAGAGAAAAAGTCGAGAAGGATTTCAAGAACATGGCTTCCAGTTTTTTCTGTAGGATCGATATGATCTGCGACGAATTAATCGCCAGGATATACACGACACGCAATAAACAAGACGAA GTTCCTCGCAATTTCCATGAAGACTTGATGCGCTGGACCATGGAATGCTTCTCCACTATAGCGTTCAACAAACATGTCGGCTTTTTAGAAACATCCGGTTACAACGCCACGTCCGAGCCATCACAAATCATCGATGCAGTAACGACGGCCCACAAGTATATGAATCGCTGCGAAACCGGTTTCCAAGTCTGGCGGTTCTTTTTAACGCCATTTGCCAAGAATCTCTTCGAAGCTTGCGATGTTCTTGACGG AGTCATTGGGAAGTACGTTCGTCAGGCGCAAAGTAAACTTCGCGGTCGATCTGTCTCAGCGTACAAAACGAAAGAGGCCGAAGAAGATTTACCGGTTTTGGAGAAATTTCTATTAAGCGACGGCATTCATCCGGATGACATCTGTACGATGCTGATGGACATGATCATCTTGGGAGTACAAGCG ACAGGAAATTGCGCGGCATTTCTTCTGTACCACTTGGCCAGGAATCCGAGGATCCAGAGGAAACTCTATGACGAAATTATGAATGTCTTGCCAACTGATAATTCCCCTTTAACCGAAGAGGCACTAAAAAATATACCGTATTTGAAAGCGTGCATTCAGGAAAGTTTGAG gCTGCATCCTGCGTTTCCATATATCACTAGACTATTACCAAAGACGATATCGCTTCACGGATATACAATACCAAAAGGG ACGTTCGTTATAATGGCGAATCAAATATCTTCCCAACGAGAAGAAAACTATGAGGATCCTGATAAATTTAGACCGGAAAGGTGGTTGCACAATTTTTGCGAGGATAACACAGATTTCAGCTGTCTACCTTTCGGTTATGGTACAAGATCATGTCTAGGAAAAAATTTGGCTGAGACGACAATGATGCTGCTAACTGCGAAG CTTATACGACAATTCAGAATCGAGTACGATTACGCTGACATCAAAAGCAAATTCATGATGGTCAACGTGCCCAACAAACCACTTCGTTTCCGTTTCGTCGACAGGATTTAA